DNA sequence from the Methanomicrobiales archaeon genome:
GCGACGTGACATTCAGCAGACTCGCCGAGATCACCCGCCACTCCAAGCCCACGATCTCGGAGACGATCAGCAGGTTCGTGCGGATGGAGTGCGTCTACAAGGAGAAGTCGCCCGAGGACGGACGGATCGCCTACATCCGCCTGACCGAGAAAGGGCGGCTGATCGCAGACGCAGAACAGAAGGCGTTGAATCGGGTCGTCGAGAGAATTGTACAATCCCTGGACGAGAAAGAGCTGGATCTCCTGGTCGAGATCCTGAAGAAGGTCAGATGATCCTGACCATACGGTAGAATTCGTACCAACTGGTATTCCCATGCAGCAGACGGAATCAAAAGAAGTGATTGTCATACCGCTCTTCGAGACCGTGGTCTACCCGAAGAGCCGCACGAAGTTCCAGGTCGACAGAGCCACCGGGGATCTCCTGCTCGCCGAGATGAAGAGGACCGGGTCGGCGTACGCCGTCGGGCTGACGATAAAGAGCGGCGTCCAGCCGTCGGAGATCTCTCTCGACGACCTGTACAGAGTGGGGAACCTGTTCGAGATCGCGCATGTCCACCCCGCGGAGAACGGCTACGTGATCGGTGCGCAGGCGGTCCTGCGGGTC
Encoded proteins:
- a CDS encoding MarR family winged helix-turn-helix transcriptional regulator; the encoded protein is MAREEHLFELMDRLIHFRNECSSEIFSECGLPDMTVTQIGYLKAIARHGDVTFSRLAEITRHSKPTISETISRFVRMECVYKEKSPEDGRIAYIRLTEKGRLIADAEQKALNRVVERIVQSLDEKELDLLVEILKKVR